A genomic stretch from Solanum stenotomum isolate F172 chromosome 8, ASM1918654v1, whole genome shotgun sequence includes:
- the LOC125874168 gene encoding cytochrome b5-like — protein MGSETKVYTLEEVAPHNNAKDCWLVISGKVYDVTKFLDDHPGGDEVLLAATGKDATDDFEDVGHSSSARAMLDEYYVGDIDSATIPTKKTYTPPNQPHYNQDKTSEFVIKLLQFLVPLIILGVAVGIRFYTKQSA, from the exons ATGGGTAGTGAAACAAAGGTTTATACTTTGGAAGAAGTAGCCCCTCACAACAATGCCAAAGATTGTTGGCTTGTTATTAGTGGCAAG GTGTATGATGTGACAAAATTCTTGGACGATCACCCTGGTGGCGATGAGGTTTTATTGGCTGCTACTG GAAAGGATGCAACCGATGATTTTGAGGATGTTGGTCACAGCAGCAGCGCTCGAGCCATGTTGGACGAGTACTACGTAGGGGATATTGATTCAGCAACCATCCCGACTAAAAAGACGTACACTCCTCCCAACCAGCCTCATTACAACCAGGACAAGACATCCGAATTCGTAATCAAGCTTCTCCAGTTCTTGGTTCCCCTGATCATTTTGGGCGTAGCAGTTGGCATCCGCTTCTACACCAAACAATCTGCTTGA
- the LOC125875000 gene encoding BTB/POZ domain-containing protein At5g48800-like — MSMDKHHHHQMPLTKSASRQRYNEWVFRDVPSDITIEVDGAIFSLHKFPLVSRSGRIRRLVAEHRDSDISRIELVSLPGGSESFELAAKFCYGVNFEITSSNVAQLCCVSDYLEMSEDHSKNNLGSRAEEYLDSIVCKNLEMCVEVLRQSENLLPLADELKIVSRCIDAVASKACVEQIASSFSRLEYSSSGRLHMSKQANCEGDWWIEDLSVLRIDLYQRVITAMKFRGVRPESIAASLVSYAQKELIQKSISGSKEKLVVETIVSLMPVEKFVVPLSFLFGLLRSAVMLDCNAACRLDLERRIGSQLDIATLDDILIPSFRHAGDTMFDVDTVHRILVNFSQQEGDSDDEMEDVSVFESDSPTATPSPTALFKVSKLVDNYLAEIAPDANLKLNKFIAVAETLPAHARSVHDGLYRAIDVYLKAHLTLSDPDKRRLCKSIDFQKLSQEAGAHAAQNERLPLQSIVQVLYFEQLRLRNALFCSYPDDDIKPMHQSWRINSGAFSAAMSPKDNYASLRRENRELKLELARMRMRLNDLEKDHVCMKRDMQKSSSRRFMKSFSKRIGKKFNIFGHSSSRESTNSPSRHSERTDSKITDRT; from the exons aTGTCCATGGACAAGCACCACCACCATCAAATGCCTCTAACCAAGTCAGCATCAAGGCAAAGATACAATGAATG GGTATTTAGAGATGTTCCAAGTGATATAACAATAGAAGTGGATGGTGCCATATTTTCATTGCACAAG TTTCCCCTTGTGTCGAGAAGTGGACGAATTCGGAGGCTTGTAGCAGAGCACAGAGATTCTGATATATCAAGAATTGAGCTTGTTAGTCTACCAGGTGGATCTGAATCATTTGAACTAGCAGCCAAATTCTGTTATGGTGTCAACTTTGAGATCACTTCATCAAATGTTGCTCAACTCTGTTGTGTATCCGATTACCTCGAGATGTCAGAGGATCACTCGAAAAACAATCTTGGTTCTCGAGCTGAAGAGTATCTCGACAGCATTGTCTGCAAGAATCTTGAAATGTGTGTTGAAGTCTTGAGACAATCCGAAAACTTACTCCCCCTTGCTGATGAGTTGAAAATCGTTAGCAGATGTATCGATGCTGTAGCCTCAAAAGCTTGTGTTGAGCAGATCGCTTCAAGTTTCTCGCGTTTGGAGTATAGTAGCTCAGGGAGGTTGCATATGAGTAAACAAGCCAATTGTGAAGGGGATTGGTGGATTGAGGATCTTTCTGTTCTTCGTATCGACTTGTACCAACGTGTCATAACTGCAATGAAATTTCGCGGTGTTAGGCCTGAAAGCATTGCAGCATCATTAGTAAGCTATGCACAGAAGGAGTTAATACAAAAGTCCATTTCTGGTTCAAAAGAAAAACTCGTGGTTGAGACGATTGTTAGCCTGATGCCTGTTGAGAAATTCGTCGTTCCCTTGAGCTTTCTGTTTGGATTGTTGCGAAGTGCTGTGATGCTAGACTGCAATGCTGCTTGTAGGCTTGATCTCGAGAGACGGATAGGATCTCAACTGGATATAGCAACTCTGGATGACATACTAATTCCTTCGTTTCGTCATGCTGGTGATACAATGTTTGATGTTGACACAGTGCATAGGATCTTGGTTAATTTTTCACAGCAGGAAGGCGACAGCGATGATGAGATGGAAGATGTATCGGTTTTTGAATCCGATAGCCCTACTGCTACGCCATCACCAACTGCACTGTTCAAAGTATCAAAGCTGGTTGACAACTACCTAGCTGAAATTGCACCAGATGCAAATCTGAAGCTGAACAAGTTCATTGCTGTTGCAGAAACATTACCAGCACACGCGCGTAGTGTACACGATGGCCTTTATCGAGCCATCGACGTTTACCTCAAA GCTCATCTAACTTTATCAGATCCAGATAAGAGGAGACTATGCAAATCGATTGATTTCCAAAAACTCTCACAAGAAGCTGGTGCACACGCTGCACAAAATGAACGTCTTCCCCTACAATCAATCGTTCAAGTTCTCTATTTCGAGCAATTAAGGCTAAGAAACGCCTTGTTTTGCTCGTATCCTGATGATGACATTAAGCCAATGCATCAATCTTGGAGGATAAACAGTGGTGCTTTTAGTGCAGCAATGTCTCCCAAGGACAATTATGCTTCGTTGAGACGAGAAAACAGGGAGCTAAAACTTGAGCTAGCGCGAATGAGGATGAGATTGAATGACTTGGAGAAAGACCATGTTTGTATGAAGAGAGATATGCAGAAATCCAGCTCACGAAGATTCATGAAATCTTTCtccaaaaggattggtaaaaAGTTCAACATTTTCGGACATAGTTCTTCGAGGGAGTCCACTAATTCTCCCTCGAGGCACTCGGAACGAACTGATTCTAAGATAACTGATAGAACATGA
- the LOC125874005 gene encoding flavone 3'-O-methyltransferase 1-like, with amino-acid sequence MEISSKDQSTKIMSKEEEDIISVMQLPISLALNIALKVTMELGIFDILSPNAQLSSTQIASKIPTKNPQAPIMIEKILCFLANQSLLKFTLCKEDNENGPFYSLTPLSRNLVSNKDEVSIAPTFLFINDQAMVNSWFYLKDAILEGEVPFNKAHGMGVFEYHEKNSRYAEVTNKSTQTLNKITITKILETYNGFQEVKQLVDVGGALGSTMASIVSKYPHIKGVNFDLPHVIKDAPVYPGVEHVAGDMFQSVPQGDVIFMKHVIHDWDDDDCIRILKNCWKSLPNFGKVVLVEHIKPNNPQTNDFFSKNAFFLDVFLMVVTSGGKERTVEEFEILAKKSGFSGFKVINSAFLIWIMELYK; translated from the exons atggaaatatcATCAAAAGATCAAAGCACGAAAATTATgtccaaagaagaagaagatatcaTAAGTGTTATGCAATTGCCAATTAGTTTAGCCCTAAATATAGCCTTGAAAGTCACTATGGAACTtggtatatttgatattttgtcACCAAATGCACAATTATCCTCTACTCAAATTGCTTCCAAAATTCCAACAAAAAATCCTCAAGCTCCAATTATGATTGAAAAGATTTTGTGTTTTCTTGCAAACCAATCTTTGTTGAAATTTACTCTTTGCAAAGAGGATAATGAAAATGGACCATTTTATAGTTTGACACCTTTGAGTAGAAATCTTGTCTCTAATAAAGATGAGGTGTCAATTGCTCCCACATTTCTCTTCATTAATGACCAAGCCATGGTTAATTCTTG GTTTTACTTGAAGGATGCAATTCTTGAAGGAGAAGTACCATTTAACAAAGCACATGGAATGGGTGTATTTGAATATCATGAAAAAAATAGTAGATATGCTGAGGTAACCAATAAATCTACACAAACCTTGAACAAGATAACCATAACTAAAATTCTTGAGACCTATAATGGCTTTCAAGAAGTAAAACAATTGGTAGATGTTGGAGGTGCTCTTGGTTCAACAATGGCTTCTATAGTTTCAAAGTACCCTCATATTAAGGGCGTTAATTTTGATTTGCCACATGTTATCAAGGATGCTCCTGTTTATCCAG GGGTTGAGCATGTTGCAGGAGATATGTTTCAAAGTGTTCCTCAAGGAGATGTAATCTTCATGAAA CATGTAATCCATGATTGGGATGATGATGATTGCATAAGGATATTGAAGAATTGTTGGAAATCTTTACCTAATTTTGGTAAAGTGGTGTTAGTTGAACATATAAAGCCAAATAATCCACAAACAAATGATTTCTTTTCCAAGAATGCATTTTTTCTTGATGTGTTTCTGATGGTTGTCACTTCTGGAGGGAAAGAAAGAACAGTggaagaatttgaaattttagcaaaaaaatcTGGATTTTCTGGTTTTAAAGTCATAAATTCTGCATTTTTAATTTGGATTATGGAATTGTACAAGTAG
- the LOC125873116 gene encoding protein SULFUR DEFICIENCY-INDUCED 1-like, translated as MDKKEEEQFHVFYKVPSGDGPYVRAKHAQLIMKDPEGSIIWFVKAINEGDRVDSALKDMAVVMKQLDRSEEAIEAIKSFRYLCSKQAQESLDNVLLDLFKKCGKVEEQIRLLKQKLRQIYEGKLFNGRPIKIARSHGKKIQVTITQETARVLGNLGWAYMQKGNFMAAEVVYKKAQMIYADSNKACNLAQCLIKQARYDEAHYILEDVWRGKYLGSDDTKTKNRVEELLLELDLKQPPPFLQNIPGLDLDDDFVNGLDHLINEWARPKSRRLPIFEEIYTFRDQLAC; from the exons atGGATAAGAAAGAGGAAGAACAATTTCATGTATTTTATAAGGTTCCTTCAGGTGATGGACCTTATGTTAGAGCCAAACATGCTCAG CTAATTATGAAGGACCCAGAAGGATCAATAATATGGTTTGTGAAAGCAATAAATGAAGGGGACAGAGTGGACAGTGCACTAAAAGACATGGCAGTTGTGATGAAGCAATTGGATAGAAGTGAAGAAGCCATTGAAGCAATCAAATCTTTTAGATACCTTTGTTCTAAACAAGCTCAAGAATCCCTAGACAATGTCCTCCTTGATCTCTTTAAG AAATGTGGAAAAGTGGAGGAACAAATAAGGTTATTAAAGCAAAAGCTAAGACAAATATATGAAGGGAAGTTGTTCAATGGGAGGCCTATTAAAATTGCTAGATCTcatggaaagaagattcaagtTACTATCACCCAAGAGACTGCAAGAGTTCTG GGTAATTTGGGTTGGGCTTAtatgcaaaaaggaaattttaTGGCTGCAGAAGTGGTGTACAAGAAAGCCCAAATGATTTATGCAGACAGCAATAAGGCCTGCAACTTGGCCCAATGCTTGATCAAGCAAGCCCGATATGATGAGGCCCATTATATCCTCGAAGATGTTTGGAGAGGTAAATATTTAGGTTCTGAtgatacaaaaacaaagaaTCGAGTCGAAGAATTATTGCTGGAATTGGACTTGAAGCAACCCCCACCCTTCTTGCAAAACATACCGGGACTCGATTTGGATGATGATTTTGTAAATGGGCTTGACCATTTGATAAATGAATGGGCCCGGCCCAAATCAAGAAGGTTGCCAATATTTGAGGAAATCTACACATTTAGAGATCAATTGGCATGTTGA